In a single window of the Paracoccus alcaliphilus genome:
- the repA gene encoding plasmid partitioning protein RepA encodes MSKDNIQEDLNTVIRQHSEWLANQLHAQRENLFPPDAHKEMRKFTSGEAAQLLNINDSYLRKLHLDGKGPSPEMTSGNRRLYSAQNIQDLRQLLEKTARKPGDYLPGRRGDDHLQIIGVMNFKGGSGKTTTAAHLAQRLALKGHRVLAIDLDPQASLTSLHGVQPEYDLRDGGTLYDAIRYDNPAPISAVIRKTYIPNLDLIPGNLELMEFEHETPRALAQGNAGLFFFRVREALSQVDDDYDVVVIDCPPQLGFLTMSALSAATGVLVTIHPEMLDVMSMSQFLRMTADLMDVIAESGADMSHDWMRYLLTRYEPTDAPQNRIVAFLRTMYGDKVLNAPMLKSTAISDAGLTKQTLYEVERSAFVRSTYDRAVESLNAVNDEIAALIQKTWGRE; translated from the coding sequence ATGAGCAAGGACAATATTCAGGAAGACCTGAATACCGTGATCCGCCAGCATTCGGAATGGCTGGCAAACCAGTTGCACGCGCAGCGCGAGAATCTGTTTCCGCCTGACGCGCATAAGGAAATGCGCAAGTTCACCTCGGGCGAGGCGGCGCAACTGCTGAATATCAACGACAGCTATCTGCGCAAACTGCATCTGGACGGCAAGGGCCCCTCTCCCGAAATGACCTCTGGAAACCGCAGGCTGTATTCCGCGCAGAATATTCAGGATCTGCGACAACTTCTTGAAAAGACAGCACGAAAGCCGGGGGATTATCTGCCCGGACGGCGCGGGGACGATCACCTTCAGATCATCGGCGTGATGAATTTCAAGGGCGGGTCGGGCAAGACCACGACGGCCGCGCATCTGGCGCAACGGCTGGCGCTGAAGGGGCATCGGGTGCTGGCGATCGACCTTGACCCGCAGGCCTCGCTGACCTCGCTGCATGGGGTGCAGCCGGAATATGACCTGCGCGATGGCGGCACGCTGTATGATGCGATCCGCTATGACAACCCTGCCCCGATCAGCGCGGTGATCCGCAAAACCTATATCCCGAATCTCGACCTGATTCCCGGCAACCTGGAACTGATGGAGTTCGAACATGAGACCCCGCGCGCCCTGGCGCAGGGCAATGCCGGGCTGTTCTTTTTCCGCGTGCGTGAAGCCTTGTCGCAGGTCGATGACGATTACGACGTGGTGGTGATCGACTGCCCGCCGCAACTGGGCTTTCTGACCATGTCGGCGCTGTCGGCGGCGACGGGCGTGCTGGTGACCATCCACCCCGAAATGCTGGACGTCATGTCGATGAGCCAGTTCCTGCGCATGACTGCCGATCTGATGGATGTCATCGCCGAAAGCGGCGCCGATATGTCACATGACTGGATGCGCTATCTTCTGACCCGGTATGAACCGACTGACGCGCCGCAGAACCGAATCGTGGCTTTTTTGCGCACCATGTATGGCGACAAGGTGCTGAATGCGCCGATGCTGAAATCGACCGCGATTTCCGATGCGGGCCTGACCAAGCAGACGCTTTACGAGGTCGAACGATCGGCCTTCGTCCGCTCGACCTATGACCGCGCGGTCGAAAGTCTGAACGCGGTGAATGACGAAATCGCGGCGCTGATCCAGAAGACGTGGGGGCGTGAATGA
- the repB gene encoding plasmid partitioning protein RepB, producing the protein MSDNKKRRMSMLDSLTQASAASAPSMMTTNRALRSARDAVDSHRIWELDPGQISDDRTADRLDPKDVEDLRSSIESVGQTVPILVRRDPHDPERYLLVYGRRRLEAVRGSERVTKVRAMIAAMDDKTALRAQASENTARRDLSFIERALFAQELTETGFGTQAEVAEVLNVTKSAISMALSVARAVGRDLVQAIGPAHGVGRPRWEAMVRDLETSGIAPQELIDIAVQTHQTTSPDVADPSVAAFDAVTRHLRKAATLPAQKPRPESRPLFLDGKPAGRISRTKDGLRLEIRTEDEEFAEWLQEQAESALEELHDRWKRGG; encoded by the coding sequence ATGAGCGACAACAAGAAAAGACGCATGTCGATGCTGGACAGCCTGACGCAGGCCAGCGCCGCCTCGGCGCCGTCGATGATGACGACCAATCGCGCATTGCGTTCCGCCCGCGATGCCGTGGACAGCCACCGCATCTGGGAGCTGGACCCCGGCCAGATCTCGGACGATCGCACCGCCGACCGGCTGGACCCGAAGGATGTCGAGGATCTGCGCAGTTCAATCGAATCGGTCGGCCAGACCGTTCCGATCCTCGTGCGTCGCGACCCGCATGATCCGGAACGCTATCTGCTGGTTTATGGGCGCAGGCGGCTGGAGGCGGTGCGCGGCTCTGAACGCGTGACCAAAGTCCGCGCGATGATTGCCGCGATGGACGACAAGACCGCATTGCGGGCACAGGCGTCGGAAAACACCGCCCGGCGCGATCTCAGCTTCATCGAGCGGGCGCTTTTTGCACAGGAACTGACCGAAACCGGCTTTGGCACGCAGGCAGAGGTGGCCGAGGTGCTGAATGTCACGAAATCGGCCATCTCGATGGCGCTGTCCGTCGCCCGGGCTGTCGGACGCGATCTGGTACAGGCCATCGGGCCGGCGCATGGCGTCGGCCGCCCGCGTTGGGAGGCCATGGTCCGCGATCTGGAAACCAGCGGCATTGCGCCGCAGGAACTAATCGATATCGCCGTGCAGACGCATCAGACGACAAGCCCGGATGTTGCCGATCCCTCTGTTGCAGCGTTCGATGCGGTAACCCGGCATTTACGAAAGGCGGCCACCCTGCCCGCTCAGAAGCCCCGCCCGGAATCGCGCCCGTTGTTTCTTGACGGCAAGCCCGCCGGTCGGATTTCACGCACCAAGGACGGGCTGCGGCTGGAGATCCGCACCGAAGATGAAGAATTTGCGGAATGGCTGCAAGAACAGGCCGAATCCGCATTGGAGGAACTTCACGACCGCTGGAAAAGAGGCGGCTGA
- the repC gene encoding plasmid replication protein RepC: protein MEYTPITSFRRAMDAAQMQHLERHAQSRSRKAVNKWAALRELSAARAEFDLSDRDLTVLQALLSFHPGDELADPARLVVFPSNATICERLHDMPCSTMRRHLANLVRAGIILRRDSPNGKRYVRRGPNGPRAFGFDLSPLLHGFDDISAAAERARTEAAHCAALRESISLMRRDLIGLIDYAASLDADHPLNAFRDMIALVSRAMRRKNDRDDLEQIARRLRDAVAALHAILDTQSIAAETAQMSTNDAVNEQHHQRSNKESFESDLTEKSPEADPTDKVPLDLVLKACPDILIYSEDPIRHWNDFTRLAHKVRPMLGICASVWNEALAAMGINEASVTVAAILQRFTEIRSPAAYLRSLAAKASANRFSSSPMIMSLMRQAA from the coding sequence ATGGAATATACCCCGATCACGTCATTCCGGCGTGCGATGGATGCTGCGCAGATGCAGCATCTGGAACGTCACGCGCAGTCCCGGTCGCGTAAGGCCGTCAATAAATGGGCTGCATTGCGCGAACTATCTGCCGCCCGGGCCGAGTTTGACCTGTCAGACCGCGATCTGACGGTCCTTCAGGCGCTTCTCAGCTTTCATCCCGGAGATGAGCTTGCTGACCCGGCCCGACTGGTGGTCTTTCCGTCGAACGCCACGATTTGCGAACGCTTGCATGACATGCCCTGTTCGACCATGCGGCGGCATCTGGCAAATCTGGTTCGTGCGGGCATCATCCTGCGCCGCGACAGCCCCAACGGCAAACGCTATGTCCGGCGCGGACCGAACGGGCCACGTGCCTTCGGTTTTGATCTGTCGCCGCTGCTGCATGGCTTTGACGACATCAGCGCCGCCGCCGAACGCGCCCGCACCGAGGCCGCGCATTGTGCCGCGCTGCGCGAGTCGATCAGCTTGATGCGTCGCGATCTGATCGGCCTGATCGACTATGCCGCCAGTCTTGACGCGGATCACCCGCTGAATGCATTCCGCGACATGATCGCCCTTGTCAGTCGTGCCATGCGGCGCAAGAACGACCGTGACGACCTGGAACAGATTGCCCGACGACTTCGGGATGCGGTTGCTGCGCTGCATGCCATTCTGGACACCCAGTCCATCGCCGCCGAAACAGCGCAAATGAGCACCAATGACGCCGTAAATGAGCAGCACCATCAGAGATCAAATAAAGAATCCTTTGAATCTGATCTGACTGAGAAAAGTCCGGAAGCCGATCCGACCGACAAGGTTCCGCTTGATCTGGTACTGAAGGCTTGTCCCGATATCCTGATTTACAGCGAAGATCCGATCCGACATTGGAACGATTTCACCCGGCTTGCCCACAAGGTTCGCCCCATGCTTGGCATCTGCGCCTCTGTTTGGAACGAGGCGCTGGCGGCAATGGGCATCAATGAAGCCTCGGTCACCGTTGCTGCAATATTGCAGCGGTTCACGGAAATCAGGTCTCCGGCCGCCTATCTGCGCAGCCTGGCAGCCAAGGCATCCGCAAATCGCTTCTCATCCAGTCCGATGATCATGTCCCTCATGCGCCAGGCAGCATGA
- a CDS encoding TonB-dependent receptor plug domain-containing protein: MIRRFISHKSPIIGLLLIGGAGVALAQDAQTPFLLEPIVITATQGERSQRDAPASITVIDGQELRQRPMNDLSDALAAVPGVALDGIGLGNRGIRIRGMDTDHTLVLVDGARISTSASAVAHSDYEHGWIPAAAIDRVEVVRGPMSSLYGSEALGGVVNVITRRPGDSWEGAVSANATTPDDEGRPRLSAVARK, encoded by the coding sequence ATGATCCGACGATTCATATCCCATAAATCGCCGATCATAGGCCTGTTGCTGATCGGCGGGGCAGGGGTCGCACTTGCTCAGGACGCCCAGACGCCGTTCCTTCTGGAGCCGATTGTCATCACCGCCACGCAAGGAGAGCGCAGCCAGCGCGACGCACCTGCCAGCATCACGGTCATTGACGGTCAGGAATTGCGCCAACGGCCAATGAATGATCTGAGCGACGCGTTGGCCGCCGTGCCGGGCGTTGCCCTCGATGGCATAGGTCTGGGCAATCGCGGCATCAGGATCCGCGGCATGGATACGGATCATACGCTGGTTCTGGTGGACGGGGCACGCATCAGCACTTCGGCGTCAGCAGTGGCTCATTCGGATTACGAACATGGCTGGATTCCCGCCGCCGCCATTGATCGGGTCGAGGTGGTGCGGGGGCCGATGTCATCGCTCTATGGGTCCGAGGCTCTGGGGGGTGTGGTCAACGTCATCACCCGCCGTCCGGGCGACAGCTGGGAAGGGGCCGTTTCCGCCAATGCCACGACCCCGGATGACGAAGGCCGTCCGCGCCTATCTGCTGTGGCAAGAAAGTAA
- a CDS encoding esterase-like activity of phytase family protein, translating to MTARLLSAASVLALLSSPALSDSFNRIASFPVIANMADGEDTSRESSAEIISVSHDGNTLIYTDSPLGVVGLIDITDAAAPKPLGNIAMNGEPTTAHIIGNKAFVGVNTSESYSNPSGRLAVVDLDQAIETGSCDLGGQPDSVAIAPDGSFLAVAIENERDEEAGDGGLPQMPAGFVVKLPITDGDVDCADLQKIYLTGLAAIGGEDPEPEFVDINQNGEIVVTLQENNHIVVIGADGTVASHFDAGSVALENVDTKTDGRLSFTQSTDPIAREPDGVKWIDADHFATANEGDWKGGSRGFTIFHKDGTVIFESGASLEHAIAEIGHYPEKRSRAKGVEIESVEFARFGETPYLFVVSERASVVAVYDLTDMTAPELVQILPSGISPEGAVAIPSRNLLVTANEADLGGDGAARAHVMVFELQEAAPAYPMLTSAGADRLIGWGALGALASVEGREGRLFAASDSVYSAMPSIYEIDITSTPARIVDQIVVTRNGEAAQKLDIEGITSDGEGGFWLANEGDAAKLVPHAILNVDANGEFRKEISLPAELLAHQTRFGAEGIAKIGDRLWIAMQREWGDDLEGQVKLLAHDLSTGEWGAVRYPLEAKGDGWMGLSELTVQGDHAWLIERDNLIGDLAKVKKIFRVALSELEPAPLGGDLPVVAKEEVRDLISELRALTNGYVVDKVEGLAFDADGNAWVVTDNDGVDDSSGETLFWNLGKL from the coding sequence ATGACCGCCCGCCTTCTTTCCGCAGCCTCTGTCCTTGCGCTGCTTTCCAGCCCTGCCCTGTCCGACAGCTTCAACCGGATTGCCAGCTTTCCTGTCATCGCGAACATGGCCGATGGAGAGGATACCAGCCGCGAAAGCTCGGCCGAGATCATCTCGGTTTCCCATGACGGCAATACGCTGATCTATACCGACAGCCCGCTTGGGGTGGTCGGGCTGATCGACATCACCGATGCCGCTGCGCCGAAGCCGCTTGGCAATATCGCCATGAATGGCGAGCCGACCACGGCCCATATCATCGGCAACAAGGCTTTCGTCGGCGTCAATACGTCGGAAAGCTACAGCAATCCCTCGGGCAGGCTTGCCGTGGTGGATCTGGATCAGGCTATCGAGACCGGATCCTGCGATCTGGGCGGGCAGCCGGATTCGGTCGCCATTGCCCCCGATGGCAGCTTCCTTGCCGTCGCGATCGAGAATGAGCGGGACGAAGAGGCCGGTGATGGCGGTCTGCCGCAGATGCCTGCGGGCTTTGTGGTGAAACTGCCGATCACGGATGGCGATGTCGATTGCGCCGATCTGCAAAAGATCTATCTGACCGGACTGGCCGCGATCGGCGGCGAGGACCCCGAGCCAGAATTCGTCGATATCAATCAGAACGGCGAAATCGTCGTCACTCTGCAAGAGAACAACCACATCGTGGTCATCGGCGCCGATGGCACGGTTGCATCGCATTTCGACGCCGGTTCCGTGGCGCTGGAGAATGTGGACACAAAAACCGACGGCCGGCTGTCCTTCACCCAGAGCACCGACCCGATCGCCCGCGAACCCGATGGCGTGAAATGGATCGACGCCGATCACTTCGCCACCGCGAACGAGGGCGACTGGAAGGGTGGCAGCCGCGGCTTTACCATCTTCCACAAGGACGGCACCGTCATCTTTGAATCGGGCGCCTCGCTGGAACATGCCATTGCCGAAATCGGCCATTACCCCGAAAAACGCTCGCGCGCGAAGGGGGTCGAGATCGAAAGCGTCGAATTCGCCCGTTTCGGCGAGACCCCCTATCTGTTCGTCGTCTCGGAACGGGCGTCGGTCGTCGCGGTCTATGATCTGACTGACATGACTGCGCCGGAACTGGTTCAGATCCTGCCCTCGGGCATCAGTCCCGAAGGCGCGGTCGCGATCCCGTCGCGCAACCTGCTGGTCACCGCGAACGAGGCCGATCTGGGTGGCGACGGCGCCGCCCGCGCGCATGTGATGGTCTTTGAATTGCAGGAGGCGGCGCCCGCCTATCCGATGCTGACCTCGGCGGGTGCGGACAGGCTGATCGGCTGGGGCGCGCTTGGTGCGCTGGCCTCGGTCGAGGGCCGCGAGGGCCGGCTGTTCGCGGCATCGGACAGCGTCTATTCGGCCATGCCCTCGATCTATGAGATCGACATCACCTCGACCCCGGCCCGGATCGTTGACCAGATCGTCGTGACCCGCAATGGCGAGGCGGCGCAGAAGCTGGATATCGAGGGGATCACCTCGGACGGAGAAGGCGGTTTCTGGCTGGCCAATGAGGGCGACGCGGCCAAGCTGGTGCCCCATGCCATCCTGAACGTGGACGCAAACGGCGAGTTCAGGAAAGAGATTTCGCTGCCCGCCGAATTGCTGGCGCATCAGACCCGCTTTGGCGCCGAGGGCATCGCCAAAATCGGCGACAGGCTGTGGATCGCGATGCAGCGGGAATGGGGCGACGATCTCGAGGGGCAGGTCAAGCTGCTGGCCCATGATCTGAGCACCGGGGAATGGGGTGCGGTCCGCTATCCGCTGGAGGCCAAAGGCGATGGCTGGATGGGCCTGTCCGAACTGACCGTACAGGGCGATCATGCCTGGCTGATCGAGCGCGACAACCTGATCGGCGATCTGGCCAAGGTGAAGAAGATCTTCCGCGTAGCGCTGAGCGAACTGGAACCCGCCCCGCTTGGCGGCGACCTGCCGGTGGTGGCCAAGGAAGAGGTCCGCGACCTGATCTCCGAACTGCGGGCGTTGACCAATGGCTATGTCGTCGACAAGGTCGAGGGGCTGGCCTTCGACGCCGATGGCAATGCTTGGGTCGTGACCGACAATGACGGCGTGGATGACAGCTCGGGCGAAACGCTGTTCTGGAACCTCGGCAAGCTTTGA
- a CDS encoding polysaccharide pyruvyl transferase family protein codes for MTNRDIGMTARQFSGFMPGLTFSARRFLTSLGLRAQTRRPARAEPPPPRITIVSFYTKGGYYEEKARELRARCDQLGMRHDIQPITFPDNISWSGICRAKVRFYRKMLLKHRSTIMWLDVDTTLLRNLDGLCSRSYDIGVFMRGFRFLPQENFSLYARRFHPGYLILNHTRQTLELLYECKRVEAETTGDFTDDYILEEAFRRTSARPRLMILSPNDIARPQDPEQPGAYFLHGDSGNVKEYRGKVLQHSPDIMRPESQKAVLLNLISDAARAGKRELVCEYYHAILTRDPEDHGSYHKLLEIAARIPGGGELQRALDRYRDNAHLFPYGLRFRLLSALTDRDWQQAGQLMAEIEATGLDAVISFAQSRMFRASLDRRAKEMGISDAARTRLFWWEQPYPGNLGDIVNPYIVEKLTGIPPQWAGRGQGLCAIGSVIKYAKDGTGVWGSGTPNSDDRLAAGAHYHAVRGPLTRDLVLRSGGSCPEVYGDPAWLLPILHPRRHAATRKTGLILHFTHEELATEVAPEIRRINIRRLGYDQIEAFLDEMLDCERIVSSSLHGVIIAQAYGIPACLATVRGSATQIHGDGIKFDDYYRSIGYDRAPEAADLSALARLDEDAADRLAFLPARRRIDIVGLLDAAPFTLAPDIRRRAVDWLASGTEPARPTSWLRAV; via the coding sequence ATGACGAACCGCGACATCGGCATGACCGCCCGACAATTTTCGGGATTCATGCCCGGCCTGACATTTTCCGCTCGCCGGTTTCTGACCAGCCTCGGCCTGCGCGCGCAGACCAGACGACCGGCCCGGGCAGAGCCCCCACCCCCACGCATCACCATTGTCAGCTTCTATACAAAGGGCGGATATTACGAGGAAAAGGCCCGCGAATTGCGCGCCCGCTGCGATCAGCTGGGGATGCGCCACGACATTCAGCCGATCACCTTCCCCGATAACATCAGCTGGAGCGGGATCTGCCGCGCCAAGGTCCGCTTCTATCGCAAGATGCTGCTCAAGCACCGCAGCACGATCATGTGGCTGGACGTGGACACGACGCTTTTGCGCAATCTGGACGGGCTGTGCAGCAGATCCTATGACATCGGCGTTTTCATGCGCGGCTTCCGGTTTCTGCCGCAAGAGAATTTCTCGCTTTATGCCCGGCGGTTTCATCCGGGTTATCTTATCCTCAACCATACCCGCCAGACGCTGGAACTGCTGTATGAATGCAAGCGCGTCGAGGCCGAGACCACGGGCGATTTCACCGACGATTACATTCTGGAAGAGGCGTTCCGGCGCACCAGCGCGCGTCCGCGCCTGATGATCCTGTCGCCCAACGACATCGCCCGTCCGCAGGATCCCGAACAGCCGGGCGCCTATTTCCTGCATGGCGACAGCGGCAATGTGAAGGAATATCGCGGCAAGGTGTTGCAGCACAGCCCCGACATCATGCGCCCCGAAAGCCAGAAGGCGGTGCTGCTGAACCTGATCTCGGACGCGGCGCGGGCCGGCAAGCGCGAGTTGGTCTGCGAATATTATCACGCCATCCTGACGCGCGACCCCGAGGATCACGGCAGCTATCACAAGCTGCTGGAAATCGCCGCCCGGATCCCCGGTGGGGGCGAGTTGCAGCGGGCGTTGGACCGGTATCGCGACAATGCGCATCTGTTCCCCTATGGGCTGCGCTTCCGGCTGCTTTCGGCGCTGACCGACAGGGACTGGCAGCAGGCCGGCCAGCTGATGGCCGAGATCGAGGCCACCGGCCTTGATGCCGTCATCAGCTTTGCGCAAAGCCGGATGTTCCGCGCCTCGCTGGACCGAAGGGCCAAGGAAATGGGCATCAGTGATGCCGCCCGCACCCGCCTGTTCTGGTGGGAACAGCCCTATCCGGGCAATCTGGGCGATATCGTCAACCCCTATATCGTCGAAAAGCTGACCGGCATCCCGCCGCAATGGGCCGGGCGGGGGCAGGGGCTGTGCGCCATCGGTTCGGTCATCAAATACGCGAAGGATGGCACCGGCGTCTGGGGCAGCGGCACGCCCAATTCCGACGACCGGCTTGCGGCGGGGGCGCATTACCACGCCGTCCGCGGCCCGCTGACCCGCGATCTGGTGCTGCGCAGCGGCGGCTCTTGCCCCGAGGTTTACGGCGATCCGGCATGGCTGCTGCCGATCCTTCATCCCCGCCGCCACGCCGCCACGCGCAAGACCGGACTGATCCTGCATTTCACGCATGAGGAACTGGCCACCGAGGTCGCGCCCGAGATCCGGCGCATCAATATCCGCAGGCTGGGCTATGACCAGATCGAGGCCTTTCTGGATGAGATGCTGGATTGCGAACGGATCGTCTCATCCTCGCTTCACGGCGTCATCATCGCGCAGGCCTATGGCATCCCGGCCTGCCTGGCCACGGTGCGGGGCAGCGCCACGCAGATCCACGGCGACGGCATCAAGTTCGACGATTACTACCGCTCGATCGGCTATGACCGCGCGCCAGAGGCGGCCGATCTGTCGGCGCTTGCGCGGCTGGACGAGGACGCGGCGGACCGGCTGGCATTCCTGCCTGCACGGCGGCGCATCGATATCGTCGGGTTGCTGGACGCGGCGCCCTTCACGCTGGCGCCGGATATCCGGCGACGGGCGGTGGACTGGCTGGCCTCCGGAACGGAACCGGCGCGGCCCACAAGCTGGCTGCGGGCCGTCTGA
- a CDS encoding class I SAM-dependent methyltransferase, translating to MTAPSGKPMPLKVTYLRENSANWDRSRFRKHLDAAPNSPALAEIAHRRNALRSLAPHPLHQSYQAPNRSPARVTPDLLAISPAYGAVLFNLARSIEARLILEDGAGFGISSMYLAAAARQAGGGMLLSFEISDYATHAQASVNLVDPGSQVIRGSFAGFAAHLSGAAQVDFAFIDSMHDKDSMLRSFRSLIGWMAPQSIIVVDDLSYSDSAREGFRCMMRMGHHDFVAIVNNRFGVLIRG from the coding sequence ATGACGGCGCCGTCGGGCAAGCCTATGCCCCTGAAAGTGACCTATCTGCGCGAAAACTCGGCCAACTGGGATCGCAGCCGGTTCCGCAAGCATCTGGACGCCGCGCCCAACAGCCCGGCTCTGGCCGAGATCGCGCATCGTCGCAATGCCCTGCGGTCGCTGGCGCCGCATCCGCTGCATCAGTCCTATCAGGCGCCCAACCGTTCGCCCGCGCGGGTGACCCCGGACCTGCTGGCGATCTCGCCCGCCTATGGTGCGGTGCTGTTCAACCTTGCGCGCAGCATCGAGGCACGACTGATCCTTGAGGACGGGGCGGGTTTCGGCATTTCCTCGATGTATCTGGCCGCCGCCGCGCGGCAGGCCGGGGGCGGGATGCTGCTGTCCTTCGAGATTTCGGATTACGCCACCCATGCGCAGGCCTCGGTCAATCTGGTCGATCCGGGGTCGCAGGTCATCAGGGGCAGCTTCGCGGGCTTTGCGGCGCATCTGTCGGGCGCGGCGCAGGTCGATTTCGCCTTCATCGACAGCATGCATGACAAGGACAGCATGCTGCGCAGCTTCAGGTCGCTGATCGGCTGGATGGCGCCGCAATCGATCATCGTGGTGGACGACCTGTCCTATTCCGATTCCGCGCGCGAAGGCTTTCGCTGCATGATGCGGATGGGGCACCATGATTTCGTCGCCATCGTGAACAACCGCTTTGGCGTGCTGATCAGGGGTTAA
- a CDS encoding DUF4150 domain-containing protein, giving the protein MTTHIIVNGLGLTYKGTIGISTATIPDVCKTPSPGGPVPIPYPNIATQSTLKGGTTTVKAKGQMIAVKGSQYASSNGDEAGTAGGVKSGVNMKATDWITYSFDVKFDGKNACRHTDKMFHNNQNAANLAGGIDPQTGKKYVHECGEVGSYGTLCNQKRTDGKFERDHVPAKAQLKARAAKTKSFRAMSKNGQACVKATLEYRGLAIVIPISAHRGYSATCGQRNSPARISGDSRSSANMKKAINRDLGAVQKHLDKKAKKGTKKDKACAAAYRKAARKVRRQDPDKMIKKAIADCKKKHP; this is encoded by the coding sequence ATGACAACCCATATCATCGTGAACGGCCTGGGACTGACCTACAAGGGCACGATCGGCATCTCGACCGCGACGATCCCGGATGTCTGCAAAACCCCCTCGCCCGGCGGCCCGGTCCCGATCCCCTATCCCAACATCGCGACGCAATCGACGCTGAAGGGCGGCACCACGACCGTCAAGGCCAAGGGCCAGATGATCGCGGTCAAGGGGTCGCAATACGCATCCTCGAACGGCGACGAGGCCGGGACGGCAGGCGGGGTGAAATCCGGCGTCAACATGAAGGCGACGGACTGGATCACCTATTCCTTCGACGTGAAATTCGACGGCAAGAATGCCTGCCGCCACACCGACAAGATGTTCCACAATAACCAGAACGCGGCGAATCTGGCGGGTGGGATCGATCCGCAGACCGGTAAGAAATACGTCCATGAATGCGGTGAGGTGGGCAGCTATGGGACATTGTGCAATCAGAAGCGGACCGATGGCAAGTTCGAGCGCGACCATGTGCCCGCCAAGGCGCAGCTGAAAGCGCGGGCTGCGAAGACCAAGAGTTTCCGGGCCATGTCCAAGAACGGGCAGGCATGCGTAAAAGCGACCCTCGAATATCGGGGACTTGCCATCGTCATTCCCATATCCGCCCATCGCGGCTACAGCGCGACATGCGGCCAACGCAATTCACCTGCCCGCATCAGCGGCGACAGCCGAAGCTCTGCCAACATGAAAAAGGCCATCAATCGCGATCTCGGGGCGGTGCAGAAGCATCTCGACAAAAAAGCAAAAAAAGGGACCAAGAAAGACAAGGCCTGCGCCGCCGCCTACAGGAAGGCCGCGCGCAAGGTCCGCAGACAGGACCCGGACAAGATGATCAAAAAGGCCATTGCCGATTGCAAGAAGAAGCACCCATAG
- a CDS encoding beta-ketoacyl synthase N-terminal-like domain-containing protein yields the protein MTTGPPLILGIGARTPLGFDRAASAAAVRCGISAIAEHPSMIDRFGMPMKVTRDAALDVALAGPERLAALTLAAAAEALAPLAGVPSLPPITIALSLGEQRPGQGPQTGAAVADAIRSRLDASLDPNRILHWMGGHAGGIMAMEAAGRLIASGRAGLVLAGGVDSYLAADTLEWLDETEQLHSDDNIYGFCPGEAAGFVLMAAPETARRLGLSPLLQVAGIGSGIETNLIRTEDIVLGDGLAEAFRGARAGLDPDRPVDQILCDMNGERYRGNEYGFAVLKSAGLFRDAADFIAPADCWGDVGAASGPLCVALVAEAVARGYSKGPLSLIWASSAAGQRAAAILRQPEDRR from the coding sequence ATGACGACCGGCCCCCCCCTGATCCTTGGCATCGGCGCACGCACCCCCCTGGGCTTCGACCGTGCAGCCAGCGCCGCCGCCGTCCGCTGCGGTATCTCGGCCATTGCCGAACATCCTTCCATGATCGACCGTTTCGGCATGCCCATGAAGGTGACGCGCGATGCGGCGCTGGATGTCGCGCTTGCCGGTCCCGAACGCCTGGCGGCGCTGACCCTTGCCGCCGCTGCCGAGGCGCTGGCACCGCTGGCGGGCGTCCCGTCGCTGCCGCCGATCACCATCGCCCTCAGCCTTGGCGAACAGCGTCCGGGTCAGGGGCCGCAAACGGGTGCCGCCGTCGCCGACGCGATCCGGTCGCGGCTGGACGCCAGTCTTGATCCGAACCGGATCCTGCACTGGATGGGCGGGCATGCCGGCGGCATCATGGCGATGGAGGCGGCGGGCCGGCTGATAGCCTCGGGGCGGGCCGGGCTGGTGCTGGCGGGGGGCGTGGACAGCTATCTTGCCGCCGATACGCTGGAATGGCTGGACGAGACCGAGCAGCTGCATTCCGACGACAACATCTATGGCTTCTGCCCCGGCGAGGCGGCGGGCTTCGTGCTGATGGCCGCCCCCGAAACCGCGCGGCGTCTGGGCCTGTCGCCACTTCTGCAAGTTGCCGGCATCGGTTCGGGGATCGAGACGAACCTTATCCGGACCGAAGATATCGTGCTGGGCGACGGGCTGGCAGAGGCGTTTCGGGGCGCACGCGCCGGGCTGGACCCGGACCGGCCTGTCGATCAGATCCTGTGCGACATGAACGGCGAACGCTATCGCGGCAATGAATACGGCTTTGCCGTGCTGAAAAGCGCGGGCCTGTTCCGTGATGCCGCAGATTTCATCGCACCCGCCGATTGCTGGGGCGATGTCGGGGCCGCCTCGGGTCCGCTTTGTGTCGCGCTGGTCGCCGAAGCTGTGGCGCGCGGCTATTCCAAAGGCCCGCTCAGCTTGATCTGGGCCAGTTCCGCGGCAGGCCAGCGCGCCGCCGCGATCCTGCGCCAACCGGAGGACCGCAGATGA